The following are encoded together in the Pectobacterium punjabense genome:
- the pelN gene encoding pectate lyase PelN: MNAKRYIAKIFLGGMLMGAAAGSSAAVYYMAPNGNDANNGTKNSPWKTIDRAQKTLNPGDRLWIRGGKYVFTKGLNVCATRTDVVNAITLSKSGTEGKRIEYWASSGEVPIFDFSQMQDDCRVKGFNVVADWVSVKGLEITGVPQRNNLNHESWGVWIRGSNNIFEQLNIHHIMGTGLFIQRGGNNLVLNSDSHHNYDPLTSNGAGQSGDGFGAHIPANQPGNIFRGCRAWSNSDDGFDLINAYSPVLIENSWAWSHGYLPGTTQSLAAGNGNGFKIGGYGGVYVANAVKHTVRNSVAFLNKAAGFYANHHPVANDFFNNTGYKNNPNFNIRGIDANGKAIGLGTLRNNVSHGGKDLSFSDGANMRYNSWDLKIAVSDADFESVSVTGWDAPRQADGSLPVLKSLRLAAGSALINKGGDVKLPYKGSAPDLGAFERE, translated from the coding sequence ATGAATGCTAAACGTTATATCGCAAAAATTTTCCTCGGCGGTATGTTAATGGGGGCTGCGGCTGGCAGTAGCGCGGCGGTTTATTACATGGCCCCCAACGGCAATGACGCGAATAATGGTACTAAGAACTCCCCTTGGAAAACGATCGATCGTGCACAGAAGACATTAAACCCTGGTGACCGCTTGTGGATACGCGGTGGTAAGTACGTGTTCACCAAAGGGCTGAACGTCTGTGCTACTCGTACCGATGTAGTTAATGCGATTACGCTGAGTAAGAGCGGTACAGAAGGTAAGCGTATTGAGTATTGGGCGTCTAGCGGAGAAGTCCCGATTTTTGATTTCAGCCAGATGCAAGATGATTGCCGGGTCAAAGGGTTTAACGTTGTTGCCGATTGGGTTTCCGTTAAAGGGCTGGAAATAACTGGCGTACCACAACGTAATAACCTTAACCATGAATCTTGGGGCGTGTGGATTAGAGGCAGTAATAATATATTCGAGCAGTTGAATATCCATCATATTATGGGTACAGGTTTGTTCATCCAGCGTGGGGGAAATAACCTGGTATTAAACAGTGACTCTCACCATAACTATGATCCACTGACATCTAATGGCGCTGGTCAAAGCGGGGACGGTTTTGGTGCGCATATCCCGGCGAATCAGCCTGGTAATATTTTCCGCGGTTGCCGGGCATGGTCAAATTCGGATGATGGTTTTGATTTAATTAATGCCTATTCTCCTGTGCTGATTGAAAACTCCTGGGCCTGGTCGCATGGTTATTTGCCGGGGACCACACAATCACTGGCTGCGGGTAACGGTAATGGTTTTAAAATCGGTGGTTATGGTGGCGTTTATGTGGCAAATGCGGTGAAACATACCGTGCGTAACTCGGTGGCGTTTTTAAATAAGGCGGCTGGTTTTTATGCTAATCACCATCCGGTAGCGAACGATTTCTTCAATAACACTGGCTATAAAAATAATCCTAATTTTAATATCCGCGGCATTGATGCAAATGGAAAAGCCATTGGGTTGGGTACGCTGCGCAACAATGTGTCTCACGGTGGTAAAGACTTGTCGTTCTCCGATGGCGCGAACATGCGCTATAACTCGTGGGATCTGAAGATTGCGGTATCAGATGCTGACTTCGAGAGCGTATCCGTGACCGGATGGGATGCGCCACGTCAGGCGGACGGCAGCTTGCCCGTATTGAAGAGCCTGCGTCTTGCGGCGGGGAGCGCGTTAATCAACAAGGGGGGAGATGTCAAACTGCCTTACAAAGGGTCAGCGCCAGATCTGGGGGCTTTTGAACGCGAATAG
- the mukE gene encoding chromosome partition protein MukE has translation MSSTNIEQFMPVKLVTALSNNLFPALDSQLRAGRHIGIEELENHVFLMDFQEVLEEFYSRYNVELIRAPEGFFYLRPRSTTLIPRSVLSELDMMVGKILCYLYLSPERLAHEGIFSQQELYEELLSLADESKLLKLVNQRSTGSDLDRQKLQEKVRTSLNRLRRLGMIYFMGNDSSKFRITESVFRFGADVRSGDDAREAQLRMIRDGEAMPVEGSLSLKDDSDDNDRTDDTAPETGEDE, from the coding sequence ATGTCATCGACAAATATTGAACAATTTATGCCAGTAAAGCTGGTAACCGCGCTGTCGAATAACCTTTTTCCCGCGCTGGACAGCCAATTGCGCGCAGGGCGCCATATTGGTATTGAAGAACTGGAAAACCACGTATTTTTGATGGATTTCCAAGAGGTGCTGGAAGAGTTCTACAGCCGTTACAACGTGGAGCTGATCCGCGCGCCGGAAGGTTTTTTCTATCTGCGGCCACGCTCCACCACGCTGATTCCGCGCTCGGTGTTGTCTGAGCTGGATATGATGGTAGGGAAAATTCTCTGTTATCTCTATCTGAGCCCGGAACGTTTGGCGCACGAAGGCATTTTCAGCCAGCAGGAGCTGTATGAAGAACTGCTGAGTCTGGCGGATGAAAGTAAGCTGCTGAAGCTGGTTAACCAACGTTCCACCGGTTCCGATCTGGATCGTCAAAAATTGCAGGAAAAAGTCAGAACCTCGCTTAACCGCTTACGTCGGCTAGGCATGATCTACTTTATGGGTAATGACAGCAGCAAATTCAGAATTACCGAGTCGGTATTCCGCTTCGGGGCGGATGTGCGCAGCGGCGATGATGCCCGTGAAGCACAGCTACGCATGATTCGCGATGGTGAAGCGATGCCTGTTGAAGGTAGTTTGTCGCTGAAAGATGACAGCGACGATAACGATCGCACCGATGATACCGCGCCAGAAACGGGCGAGGATGAATAA
- the elyC gene encoding envelope biogenesis factor ElyC, which translates to MLFTLKKFVGGLLQPLPLLLLLMGVGLLLLWFTQRQRTGKTMILVSWLMLILLSLQPVADRLLLPLESHYPTWQQTPQAGNVEYIVVLGGGYTYNAEWAPSSNLISNSLPRVTEGVRLYHANPGAKLIFTGGAAQGNPVSSAKTAALVAESLGIPQQDIVILDTPKDTEEEAAATAKIVGDRSFLLVTSANHLPRAMRFFQAQGLAPIPAPANQMAITSALNPWEKVFPSAYYLSHSERAWYETLGRLWQLLKGTTAVPHHAEQPQVHSSQGDSSREATSNS; encoded by the coding sequence ATGCTTTTCACACTCAAAAAGTTCGTCGGTGGCCTTTTGCAACCCCTGCCATTGCTATTGCTTCTGATGGGTGTTGGCCTGTTGCTGCTCTGGTTTACCCAACGGCAACGCACGGGGAAAACGATGATATTAGTCAGTTGGCTAATGCTTATTCTACTCAGCCTGCAACCTGTTGCCGATCGGCTGTTGTTACCATTGGAATCACACTACCCAACCTGGCAACAGACGCCGCAAGCAGGTAACGTCGAGTATATTGTCGTGCTTGGAGGGGGGTATACCTATAACGCAGAGTGGGCACCCAGCTCCAATCTCATTAGCAATAGCCTTCCGCGCGTGACGGAAGGCGTTCGTCTTTACCATGCCAATCCCGGGGCTAAATTGATTTTTACTGGTGGAGCTGCGCAAGGTAATCCTGTCAGCAGCGCGAAAACGGCGGCGCTGGTCGCAGAAAGTTTGGGCATTCCCCAACAGGATATTGTCATTCTGGATACACCGAAGGATACGGAAGAAGAAGCGGCAGCAACCGCTAAGATTGTTGGCGATCGATCTTTCTTGCTGGTGACCTCAGCCAACCACCTGCCTCGCGCTATGCGATTTTTCCAAGCCCAAGGGCTAGCACCCATTCCGGCTCCAGCGAACCAGATGGCAATCACGTCTGCGCTTAACCCCTGGGAAAAAGTATTCCCTTCCGCTTACTACCTATCTCACAGTGAACGCGCCTGGTATGAAACGCTAGGTCGTCTCTGGCAATTACTAAAGGGAACCACGGCAGTACCTCATCACGCCGAACAACCACAGGTTCATTCCAGCCAGGGAGACAGCTCGCGAGAAGCCACATCAAATAGCTGA
- the msbA gene encoding lipid A ABC transporter ATP-binding protein/permease MsbA: protein MLNDKDLSTWQTFRRLWPMISPFKAGLAAAAIALIINAAGDTLMLSLLKPLLDEGFGKAERSVLLWMPLVVIGLMLVRGLSGFVSSYCVAWVSGKVVMNMRRRLFSHIMGMPVAFFDQQSTGTLLSRITYDSEQVAASSSGALITVVREGASIIGLFILMFYYSWQLSIILIVIAPIVSIAMRLVSKRFRNISKNMQDTMGHVTTSTEQMLKGHKEVLMFGGQEVETKRFDQVSNRMRQQGMKMVSASSISDPIIQLIASLALAFVLYAASFPSVMETLTAGTITVVFSSMIALMRPLKSLTNVNAQFQRGMAACQTLFAILDMEQERDTGKLEIERAKGDLEFRQVNFAYPGRENLALKNINLHVPVGKTVALVGRSGSGKSTIASLITRFYDIQSGEILLDGHDLREYRLSSLRNQVALVSQNVHLFNDTIANNIAYARNEHYSREEIERAAKMAYATDFINKMENGLDTVIGENGVMLSGGQRQRIAIARALLRDSPILILDEATSALDTESERAIQAALDELQKDRTALVIAHRLSTIEKADEILVVEDGRIIERGNHAALLATNGAYAQLHRMQFGE, encoded by the coding sequence ATGCTGAATGATAAAGATCTCTCCACCTGGCAGACCTTTCGCCGCCTATGGCCGATGATCTCTCCTTTTAAGGCAGGGCTTGCTGCTGCTGCAATCGCACTCATTATTAATGCAGCTGGCGATACATTAATGCTCTCTCTGCTTAAACCCTTGCTGGATGAAGGATTCGGTAAGGCGGAACGTTCAGTATTGCTCTGGATGCCACTGGTTGTTATTGGGTTGATGTTAGTGAGGGGGCTATCAGGCTTTGTCTCCAGCTATTGCGTTGCCTGGGTTTCCGGCAAAGTGGTGATGAATATGCGCCGCCGCCTTTTTTCCCACATTATGGGGATGCCGGTCGCGTTTTTCGACCAGCAGTCGACAGGGACGCTGTTATCCCGTATCACCTATGATTCTGAGCAGGTTGCGGCTTCGTCATCTGGCGCGTTGATTACCGTCGTCAGAGAAGGCGCGTCAATCATTGGCCTGTTTATTCTGATGTTCTACTACAGCTGGCAATTGTCCATCATCCTGATTGTGATTGCGCCGATTGTGTCGATCGCTATGCGTCTGGTGTCCAAACGGTTCCGTAATATCAGTAAAAACATGCAGGATACAATGGGGCACGTCACCACCAGCACGGAGCAAATGCTTAAAGGGCATAAAGAAGTGCTAATGTTTGGCGGTCAGGAAGTTGAAACCAAACGTTTCGATCAGGTCAGCAACCGGATGCGTCAGCAGGGCATGAAGATGGTATCCGCTTCTTCAATTTCCGATCCTATCATTCAGTTGATCGCGTCGCTGGCGCTGGCGTTTGTCTTGTATGCTGCCAGTTTCCCTAGCGTGATGGAGACATTGACTGCCGGGACGATCACGGTGGTGTTCTCTTCCATGATCGCGCTGATGCGTCCGTTAAAGTCACTAACTAACGTGAATGCCCAGTTCCAGCGCGGGATGGCCGCGTGCCAAACATTGTTCGCCATCCTAGACATGGAGCAGGAGCGTGATACTGGCAAATTGGAAATCGAACGAGCGAAAGGTGACCTCGAATTCCGTCAGGTTAATTTCGCTTACCCGGGAAGAGAAAATCTGGCGCTGAAAAATATCAATCTGCATGTCCCCGTTGGTAAAACGGTGGCATTGGTTGGTCGCTCTGGTTCAGGTAAATCGACAATTGCTAGTTTGATCACACGTTTTTACGATATTCAGTCTGGTGAGATTTTACTTGATGGCCATGACTTGCGCGAATATCGCTTGTCTTCCTTGCGTAATCAGGTGGCGTTGGTTTCTCAGAATGTGCACCTATTTAACGATACGATAGCGAACAATATCGCCTATGCCCGTAATGAGCACTATAGCCGTGAGGAAATTGAGCGTGCGGCGAAAATGGCATATGCGACCGATTTCATCAACAAGATGGAAAATGGCCTGGACACGGTTATTGGTGAAAATGGTGTGATGCTCTCAGGCGGTCAACGCCAACGTATCGCGATTGCTCGTGCGCTACTGCGCGATAGCCCGATCCTGATATTGGATGAGGCTACGTCGGCGTTGGACACCGAATCTGAACGCGCGATTCAGGCAGCGTTAGATGAGTTGCAGAAAGATCGTACTGCTCTGGTGATTGCGCACCGTCTTTCCACGATTGAAAAAGCAGATGAAATTCTGGTGGTTGAAGATGGCAGAATCATTGAACGCGGTAACCATGCTGCGTTGTTAGCGACGAACGGCGCCTATGCCCAGTTGCATAGAATGCAGTTTGGCGAATGA
- a CDS encoding YcbJ family phosphotransferase, protein MEQLKSELSTVLGESLSRLERISEQPYADLYALYDKEGNAIPLLAKSYVCQGVAQQEAYKLSMLAREGDARLPTVYGLVLTQQQPYRELLLIERLRGVSVEAPPRNGQRWTLLMDQIVENVLAWHRIDSHGCVGSVDSTQDNDWFSWYQQRLEVLWATLLNVSAPQLTQQDRTVLYRSRQCLKMLFEDFDDNCVLVHGNLSLRSMLKDARSDQLLAMINPGMMLWAPREYELFRLCESGMPEQLLYHYLKQAPVSESFVYRRWLYVIWEAVARYIHTGQLDRQLFDVASRELSPWLE, encoded by the coding sequence ATGGAACAGTTGAAATCAGAACTCAGTACGGTTTTGGGGGAAAGCCTCAGCCGGCTTGAGCGCATAAGCGAACAGCCCTATGCGGATCTGTATGCCTTGTATGATAAAGAAGGCAACGCCATTCCGTTGTTAGCTAAAAGTTATGTTTGTCAGGGTGTTGCGCAACAGGAAGCCTATAAGCTCTCGATGCTGGCACGTGAAGGTGATGCCCGTCTGCCAACCGTCTATGGGTTGGTTCTGACGCAGCAACAACCTTATCGGGAACTGTTGCTGATTGAGCGCTTACGTGGTGTATCGGTGGAAGCACCACCAAGAAACGGCCAGCGTTGGACGCTGCTGATGGATCAAATTGTTGAAAACGTATTGGCCTGGCACCGAATTGACAGTCATGGTTGTGTCGGTTCTGTCGATAGTACGCAGGACAACGATTGGTTCAGTTGGTATCAACAGCGTCTGGAAGTCTTGTGGGCTACGTTGCTCAATGTCAGCGCGCCGCAACTTACGCAGCAGGATCGTACCGTGCTTTATCGTTCTCGTCAGTGCCTGAAAATGTTGTTTGAGGATTTTGACGACAACTGTGTATTGGTGCATGGCAACCTTTCACTACGCAGTATGTTGAAGGATGCGCGTAGCGATCAGCTATTAGCGATGATTAATCCGGGGATGATGCTGTGGGCACCCAGAGAGTATGAGCTTTTCCGACTTTGCGAATCTGGCATGCCAGAGCAACTGCTTTATCACTACCTGAAACAGGCACCTGTTTCTGAATCCTTTGTTTACCGACGCTGGCTGTATGTGATTTGGGAAGCCGTGGCCCGCTATATTCACACGGGCCAATTGGATCGTCAGCTATTTGATGTGGCTTCTCGCGAGCTGTCTCCCTGGCTGGAATGA
- a CDS encoding Trm112 family protein, translated as MDHRLLEIVACPVCNGRLYFNKEKLELICKVDGLAYPVRDGIPVLLENEARKLGADETAQ; from the coding sequence ATGGATCACCGTTTACTTGAGATTGTTGCCTGTCCTGTTTGTAATGGTCGGCTGTACTTTAATAAAGAGAAACTGGAATTGATATGCAAGGTCGATGGTTTGGCCTACCCAGTTCGTGATGGTATCCCCGTGCTACTGGAAAACGAAGCGCGTAAACTTGGGGCTGACGAGACAGCACAATGA
- the cmoM gene encoding tRNA uridine 5-oxyacetic acid(34) methyltransferase CmoM produces MQDRNFNDIAEKFAHNIYGTTKGRLRLAVLWQDLDGLLAQLPARPLRILDAGGGEGQMACRLAALGHQVLLCDVSDEMIQRAKNAAAAQGVAHNIRFVQCAAQDVAQYMESPADLILFHAVLEWVEQPQQALKILYDCLSPGGALSLMFYNHHGLLMRNMVLGNFDYVQVGMPKNKRRSLSPNHPLDPQEVYGWLDEMGMTISGKTGVRVFHDYLQNKQHQIDKFADILELEQRYCRQEPFVSLGRYIHVMAHKPHLKDAL; encoded by the coding sequence ATGCAGGATCGCAATTTTAACGATATCGCGGAAAAATTTGCCCACAATATTTATGGCACAACGAAGGGGAGACTTCGGCTGGCGGTATTGTGGCAAGATCTTGACGGTCTTTTGGCCCAACTTCCGGCACGGCCTTTACGCATCCTTGATGCAGGAGGAGGGGAAGGGCAGATGGCCTGTCGTCTTGCAGCTTTAGGACATCAGGTATTGTTGTGCGATGTTTCCGATGAGATGATTCAGCGCGCTAAAAACGCAGCAGCGGCGCAGGGCGTCGCCCATAATATACGTTTTGTGCAGTGCGCCGCACAGGATGTCGCGCAATATATGGAAAGCCCCGCCGATCTGATATTGTTCCACGCGGTGCTGGAGTGGGTCGAGCAGCCTCAGCAGGCGCTGAAAATATTGTATGATTGCCTATCGCCGGGTGGTGCGCTGTCGTTGATGTTTTATAACCATCATGGGCTATTGATGCGTAACATGGTGCTAGGCAACTTTGATTATGTTCAGGTTGGCATGCCGAAAAACAAACGGCGTTCGTTATCGCCAAATCACCCGCTGGACCCGCAAGAGGTGTACGGCTGGCTTGATGAGATGGGGATGACCATCAGCGGGAAAACCGGCGTGCGGGTGTTTCATGACTACTTGCAGAATAAGCAGCACCAGATTGATAAATTTGCCGACATTCTGGAGCTTGAGCAGCGGTATTGCCGACAAGAGCCTTTTGTGAGTTTGGGCCGTTATATCCATGTCATGGCGCATAAACCCCATTTGAAGGATGCATTATGA
- the lpxK gene encoding tetraacyldisaccharide 4'-kinase, protein MIERIWSGQSRLYWLLLPLAWLYGLITFLIRQSYRLGWRKSWRSPVPVVVVGNLTAGGNGKTPVVIWLVERLQHRGYRVGVVSRGYGGKAERYPLLLDESVTTVQAGDEPVLIFQRTGAPVAVAPQRRDAVKALLACHTLDVVITDDGLQHYALARDIELVVIDGMRRFGNGWWLPAGPMRERESRLASVDAVIVNGGTPRTNEIGMTLTAGMAVNLLSGESRPLSLLRDVVAMAGIGHPPRFFATLRDAGVSIVREVAFADHQAYQSEQLESLTQDALQPLLMTEKDAVKCRSFAKDNWWYLPVDAVLAEPDDSQLLDKIERVINRNARQKVN, encoded by the coding sequence ATGATTGAGCGTATTTGGTCCGGGCAGTCGCGGCTCTATTGGCTGTTACTGCCGCTTGCGTGGCTATACGGACTCATCACTTTTCTGATCCGCCAGAGCTATCGGCTAGGGTGGCGGAAAAGCTGGCGATCTCCCGTTCCTGTCGTGGTCGTGGGAAATTTGACGGCTGGCGGCAATGGGAAAACACCGGTAGTCATTTGGCTCGTCGAACGACTGCAACACAGAGGTTACCGTGTTGGTGTGGTGTCACGTGGTTACGGTGGAAAAGCGGAGCGCTATCCACTACTGCTAGATGAGTCGGTGACGACGGTACAGGCAGGTGATGAGCCAGTGTTGATTTTCCAACGTACAGGTGCGCCTGTTGCGGTTGCCCCCCAACGCCGGGATGCCGTGAAGGCATTATTGGCTTGCCACACGTTAGATGTGGTGATTACTGACGATGGGTTACAGCACTATGCGTTGGCAAGAGATATCGAACTGGTTGTGATTGACGGGATGCGGCGTTTTGGCAACGGTTGGTGGCTACCGGCTGGGCCGATGCGGGAACGAGAAAGTCGTCTGGCATCGGTGGATGCCGTCATTGTTAACGGTGGCACTCCGCGAACAAATGAGATAGGAATGACATTAACGGCGGGGATGGCAGTTAACTTATTGTCAGGTGAATCCCGCCCGCTTAGCCTATTGCGTGATGTGGTTGCGATGGCGGGTATCGGACACCCCCCGCGTTTTTTTGCTACGTTGCGTGATGCGGGCGTCAGCATTGTGCGTGAAGTCGCTTTTGCCGATCATCAAGCGTACCAGTCAGAACAGCTTGAATCGTTGACTCAAGATGCGCTTCAGCCGCTGCTGATGACGGAAAAAGATGCCGTAAAATGCAGGTCGTTCGCTAAAGATAACTGGTGGTATTTGCCCGTTGATGCGGTGTTAGCTGAGCCTGATGACTCACAATTACTTGATAAAATTGAACGTGTTATTAACCGTAATGCCCGGCAAAAAGTGAATTAA
- the mukF gene encoding chromosome partition protein MukF produces MSDFSQTVPELVAWARKNDFSISLPTERLAFLMAIATLNGERMDGEMSEGELIDAFRHVSQGFDQTNETITVRANNAINDLVRQRLLNRFTSEQAEGNAIYRLTPLGIGITDYYIRQREFSTLRLSMQLSIVAQELSRAADAAEEDGDEFHWHRNVFAPLKYSVAEIFDSIDLSQRVMDEQQQGVKDDIAALLNQDWRAAIGSCEQLLTETSSTLRELQDTLEAAGDKLQTSLLSIQDAIMNNPHNLEFVDKLVFDLQNKLDRIVSWGQQTIDLWIGYDRHVHKFIRTAIDMDKNRVFAQRLRQSVQSYFDNPWALTFANADRLLDMRDEELTLRSEEVTGELPPELEYEEFSEMREQLIALVEQALHKYKAQQIPLDLSEVMREYLAQYPRSRHFDVARIVVDQAVRLGVAETDFSGLPALWQAINDYGAKVQAHVIDKY; encoded by the coding sequence ATGAGTGATTTTTCCCAGACTGTACCCGAATTGGTCGCCTGGGCACGAAAAAACGATTTCTCCATTTCCCTCCCCACTGAACGCCTGGCGTTTTTGATGGCAATCGCCACGCTTAATGGCGAACGTATGGATGGTGAAATGAGTGAAGGTGAGCTGATTGATGCCTTCCGTCATGTGAGTCAGGGATTTGATCAGACGAACGAAACCATTACCGTCCGCGCGAATAACGCGATTAACGATCTGGTCCGTCAGCGGTTGCTTAACCGCTTTACCAGTGAACAGGCGGAAGGCAATGCGATTTATCGCCTGACCCCGCTGGGGATCGGCATTACGGATTATTACATCCGCCAGCGTGAGTTCTCGACGCTGAGGCTTTCTATGCAACTTTCTATCGTGGCACAGGAACTCAGTCGTGCGGCCGATGCAGCGGAAGAAGACGGCGATGAGTTCCACTGGCACCGCAACGTATTTGCGCCGCTGAAATATTCCGTTGCTGAAATTTTTGACAGTATTGATTTGTCGCAGCGCGTGATGGATGAACAGCAGCAGGGCGTTAAAGACGATATCGCGGCGCTGCTAAATCAGGACTGGCGAGCAGCGATTGGTAGCTGTGAACAACTGCTGACGGAAACGTCATCTACGCTGCGTGAATTGCAGGATACGCTTGAAGCTGCTGGCGACAAATTACAGACGAGCCTGTTAAGTATTCAGGATGCGATTATGAATAATCCGCATAATCTGGAGTTTGTCGATAAGCTGGTATTCGACCTGCAAAATAAACTCGACCGCATTGTAAGTTGGGGACAGCAAACGATAGATCTGTGGATTGGGTATGACCGCCACGTACATAAATTTATTCGTACCGCGATCGATATGGATAAAAACCGCGTCTTTGCTCAGCGGTTGCGTCAATCGGTGCAGAGCTACTTCGACAACCCTTGGGCGCTGACGTTCGCTAACGCTGATCGTCTTCTGGACATGCGTGATGAAGAACTGACGTTGCGTAGTGAAGAAGTGACCGGCGAACTGCCGCCGGAACTGGAATACGAAGAGTTTAGTGAAATGCGCGAGCAGCTGATCGCGTTGGTTGAGCAGGCGCTGCATAAATATAAAGCGCAACAGATCCCGCTTGATTTAAGTGAAGTGATGCGTGAATACCTCGCGCAGTATCCTCGCTCGCGGCATTTTGATGTTGCCCGAATCGTGGTCGACCAGGCTGTACGTCTGGGCGTAGCCGAAACAGATTTCTCCGGATTGCCAGCACTGTGGCAGGCAATCAATGATTACGGAGCCAAGGTGCAGGCCCATGTCATCGACAAATATTGA
- the kdsB gene encoding 3-deoxy-manno-octulosonate cytidylyltransferase, whose protein sequence is MTFTVIIPARFASSRLPGKPLADINGKPMVVHVMERALESGAQRVIVATDHPDVEIAVRQAGGEVCLTRADHNSGTERLAEVIEQYGFADDDIIVNVQGDEPLIPSVIIHQVAENLAASKAGMATLAVPIETSEEAFNPNAVKVVTDAKGYALYFSRATIPWDRERFAQSKETIGDHFLRHIGIYAYRAGFVRRYVTWAPSQLEQIELLEQLRVLWYGEKIHVAVAKAVPSVGVDTPEDLARVRQIMGRQ, encoded by the coding sequence ATGACTTTTACTGTGATTATCCCTGCGCGTTTTGCGTCAAGTCGACTGCCTGGGAAACCGCTCGCGGACATCAACGGCAAACCGATGGTCGTCCATGTGATGGAGCGGGCGCTGGAGTCGGGGGCGCAGCGCGTTATCGTGGCTACCGATCATCCCGATGTTGAGATTGCCGTGCGACAAGCTGGTGGTGAAGTCTGTCTGACCCGCGCCGATCATAATTCTGGCACAGAACGTCTGGCTGAAGTCATCGAGCAGTACGGCTTTGCCGATGATGACATCATCGTTAACGTTCAGGGCGATGAGCCACTTATTCCTTCCGTGATTATTCATCAGGTGGCAGAAAATCTCGCAGCAAGTAAAGCGGGAATGGCAACGCTGGCAGTGCCGATTGAAACCAGCGAAGAAGCATTCAATCCAAATGCGGTAAAAGTGGTTACCGACGCTAAGGGATACGCGCTGTATTTTTCTCGTGCGACAATTCCCTGGGACAGAGAACGTTTTGCTCAGTCTAAAGAAACCATTGGCGATCATTTCCTGCGTCATATTGGTATCTATGCTTACCGAGCTGGCTTTGTGCGACGCTATGTCACCTGGGCACCAAGCCAGCTAGAGCAAATCGAATTGCTGGAGCAACTGCGTGTGCTGTGGTACGGCGAGAAGATCCATGTGGCTGTTGCCAAAGCCGTTCCCAGCGTCGGTGTGGATACACCGGAAGATCTAGCCCGTGTGCGACAAATTATGGGTAGACAGTAA